From one Culex quinquefasciatus strain JHB chromosome 3, VPISU_Cqui_1.0_pri_paternal, whole genome shotgun sequence genomic stretch:
- the LOC6046787 gene encoding cuticle protein CP14.6: MYSKLIILAALVAISVAAPQRRLPAGSPESQAVILAQDSNLEPNGAYSYRYETSNGIAAQQSSYDGANAAGEYSYTGQDGVLYRVVYNADVNGFQPQGAHLPVEPPVPDHVLKGLEDIRRNPPRDPEFNLAALDATIARLRATLG; encoded by the exons ATGTATAGCAAATTG ATAATTCTGGCAGCCCTGGTGGCGATCAGTGTGGCCGCCCCGCAGCGGCGACTTCCGGCGGGATCTCCCGAGTCACAGGCGGTGATTCTGGCGCAAGATTCGAACCTGGAACCGAACGGAGCGTACAGCTATCGGTACGAGACTAGCAACGGAATAGCTGCCCAGCAGTCGAGCTATGATGGGGCTAACGCCGCTGGAGAGTATTCGTACACCGGTCAGGATGGAGTTCTGTATCGGGTGGTTTACAACGCGGACGTCAACGGATTCCAGCCACAGGGAGCTCACCTTCCGGTGGAACCCCCAGTACCGGATCATGTCCTGAAGGGACTCGAGGACATCCGACGCAATCCCCCACGGGATCCCGAGTTCAACCTGGCAGCCCTGGACGCCACCATCGCCCGGCTGCGGGCCACCCTAGGTTGA